A single window of Syntrophus aciditrophicus SB DNA harbors:
- a CDS encoding inositol monophosphatase family protein yields MNAFTEFAVSTAKEAGQLLKSRLNTPHTINYKGVINLVTEADRMSETLILERLQKRFPDHSFLTEESPAGDKDPECRWIIDPLDGTTNYAHGYPVFCVSIALERRKRIVTGVVYNPMMDELFFAEEGQGAWLNGQRISVSHISDLSRSLLATGFPYDIRESEFNNLNYFNSLAKQAQAVRRAGSAALDMAYVAAGRFDGFWELKLMPWDTAAASLLIMEAGGIVSDLSGLEFSPGSPHVLASNGKIHRQLIDALQKTP; encoded by the coding sequence ATGAATGCGTTTACCGAATTTGCCGTTTCGACAGCGAAGGAAGCAGGACAGCTTCTCAAAAGCCGGCTGAACACCCCCCATACCATCAATTACAAAGGGGTCATCAACCTGGTCACGGAAGCGGACAGGATGTCTGAAACCCTCATCCTGGAACGTCTTCAGAAGCGGTTCCCCGACCATTCATTCCTGACGGAAGAATCACCAGCCGGCGACAAAGATCCGGAATGCCGCTGGATCATCGATCCCCTGGACGGAACCACAAACTACGCCCACGGCTATCCCGTCTTCTGTGTTTCCATTGCGCTGGAACGTAGAAAACGCATCGTTACCGGGGTCGTCTACAATCCCATGATGGATGAACTGTTTTTTGCGGAAGAGGGGCAGGGGGCCTGGCTGAACGGCCAACGGATTTCGGTATCGCACATATCCGATCTTTCCCGTAGCCTCCTCGCCACGGGATTTCCCTACGACATCCGGGAAAGTGAATTCAACAACCTGAACTATTTCAATTCCCTGGCCAAACAGGCCCAGGCTGTTCGGCGCGCCGGTTCCGCCGCCCTGGATATGGCTTATGTCGCTGCAGGCCGGTTTGACGGCTTCTGGGAATTGAAACTGATGCCCTGGGATACCGCCGCGGCCTCTTTGTTGATCATGGAAGCGGGCGGCATCGTTTCCGATCTCTCCGGCCTGGAGTTTTCCCCCGGCTCCCCTCATGTGCTGGCGTCCAACGGAAAAATCCATCGGCAACTGATTGACGCCCTTCAAAAAACACCCTGA
- a CDS encoding helix-turn-helix domain-containing protein translates to MGSEQDNEDLKTLGSGLKTARESKGLSLKDVNEKTRISVSILDAIENDRFHLLPPGVYTRNFIRTYADFLGVDSQELLDHFTKEREQTAPPVLQKDDADISAVNHRRYWKVFAIGAVALILIGVLVWSLNSCWYAGNSAISSFIGEKNDEGPIPQVKLPNRDDGAVNSDKGLFIPAASSRTLPDALRPEIARPVNLQQSTVQDVYPRISASIPDSEQKAEENSGRYQLVIEAKERTWLQIRADDGAASQVILNPGERINRTAREHFILDIGNAAGVSVSFQGRKLENLGKRGQVAHLRLP, encoded by the coding sequence ATGGGTTCAGAACAGGATAACGAAGATCTGAAAACGCTGGGCTCCGGATTGAAAACCGCGAGGGAATCCAAAGGATTGTCCTTGAAGGATGTGAACGAAAAGACGCGGATCAGCGTCTCGATTCTGGATGCGATTGAAAACGACAGGTTTCATCTTTTGCCGCCGGGGGTGTATACCCGTAACTTTATTCGAACCTATGCCGATTTTCTCGGTGTCGACAGTCAGGAGCTCCTGGATCACTTCACGAAGGAAAGGGAACAGACTGCGCCGCCGGTTCTTCAAAAAGACGATGCGGACATTTCCGCTGTCAATCACAGGCGGTATTGGAAGGTCTTTGCCATAGGTGCCGTCGCTCTGATTCTGATCGGTGTTCTGGTCTGGTCTTTGAATTCCTGCTGGTACGCCGGCAATTCCGCAATCAGTTCATTCATCGGTGAAAAAAATGATGAGGGACCAATCCCTCAGGTTAAGTTGCCGAACCGGGACGATGGCGCGGTTAACAGCGACAAAGGTCTTTTTATTCCGGCAGCGTCTTCCCGGACACTGCCCGATGCTTTGCGGCCCGAGATCGCCCGGCCGGTCAATCTGCAGCAATCAACCGTTCAGGATGTCTACCCTCGGATTTCTGCTAGTATTCCTGATTCTGAACAAAAAGCTGAAGAAAATTCGGGACGTTACCAACTCGTTATCGAGGCGAAAGAAAGGACGTGGCTGCAGATTCGTGCCGATGACGGAGCGGCGTCTCAGGTGATATTGAATCCGGGGGAACGGATAAACCGTACAGCTCGGGAGCACTTTATACTGGATATCGGAAACGCGGCTGGAGTCAGTGTTTCGTTTCAGGGGCGAAAGTTGGAAAATCTGGGCAAGCGGGGGCAGGTGGCCCACCTCCGTCTTCCCTGA
- a CDS encoding single-stranded DNA-binding protein, whose protein sequence is MINKAILIGRLGKDPEVRYTPDGAMVTSFSLATDRQWKDKNGERAQETEWHNIVVFGKLAEICGNYLAKGLLVYIEGRIRSRSWEGKDGVKRYTTEIIAQDMKMLSPKGADRGEVRTQAEGHFSPFNDLPPLPEDDVPF, encoded by the coding sequence ATGATTAATAAAGCGATCCTGATCGGCAGACTGGGAAAAGACCCTGAAGTGCGCTACACGCCTGACGGCGCCATGGTTACAAGTTTCAGTCTGGCCACGGACAGGCAGTGGAAAGATAAAAACGGGGAGAGAGCACAGGAAACGGAGTGGCACAACATCGTTGTCTTCGGCAAGCTGGCGGAGATCTGCGGAAATTATCTTGCCAAGGGACTTCTGGTTTATATCGAAGGCCGGATCAGGAGCCGTTCCTGGGAAGGAAAGGACGGCGTTAAGCGCTATACGACTGAAATCATCGCTCAGGACATGAAAATGCTCAGCCCGAAAGGGGCTGATCGCGGGGAGGTCCGAACGCAGGCTGAAGGACACTTCTCGCCTTTCAATGATTTACCGCCGCTTCCTGAAGATGACGTCCCCTTCTGA
- a CDS encoding twin-arginine translocase TatA/TatE family subunit, whose product MFGIGMPEMLIILVIILIIFGAGKLPEIGGAIGKGIKNFKKASNESEEIDENSRPKKIEPK is encoded by the coding sequence ATGTTTGGAATCGGTATGCCTGAAATGCTGATCATCCTGGTGATCATTCTGATCATCTTCGGCGCCGGTAAACTTCCGGAAATCGGGGGCGCCATCGGTAAGGGAATCAAGAACTTCAAGAAAGCATCAAATGAATCTGAAGAGATCGACGAAAACTCCCGTCCCAAGAAGATCGAGCCGAAATAG
- a CDS encoding HDOD domain-containing protein, producing MSKSLDQLLSLVNHSEIASIKATLSKIIEVIHNPESSVMDLKNLIEIDPPLAANVLRRANSAFYGMRRGIHSIMDAIIFIGFDAVKELTLNQKFFELFQKNGVEIHGYSRRVLWEHSIGVALCGKLIYRREFRKNGGDMYTAGLIHDIGIIVEDQFLHAELLSILADKEEHERDLHSAEADVLGYCHEDIGKRLAEDWNFPEELCLVLGEAERPETSEGPRLLLADTLYVANCACQLRKVGFSELGRLDRPAYEDCLNRLRIKERALDFIMDEVNAQIALMKNDGWF from the coding sequence ATGTCCAAGTCTCTCGATCAGCTGCTTTCGCTTGTCAATCATTCGGAAATCGCTTCCATAAAAGCCACCCTGAGCAAGATCATCGAAGTCATCCATAATCCCGAATCCAGCGTCATGGATCTGAAAAACCTGATCGAAATCGATCCTCCCCTGGCTGCCAACGTGCTCCGCCGGGCCAATTCCGCCTTCTACGGCATGCGCCGCGGAATTCACAGCATTATGGACGCCATTATCTTTATCGGGTTCGACGCCGTTAAAGAGCTGACGCTCAACCAGAAATTTTTTGAGCTTTTCCAGAAGAACGGTGTGGAAATCCACGGCTATTCCCGGAGGGTGCTTTGGGAACATTCCATCGGAGTGGCCCTCTGCGGAAAGCTCATCTATCGGCGGGAATTTCGGAAAAACGGGGGAGATATGTATACGGCCGGTCTGATCCACGACATCGGCATTATCGTGGAAGACCAGTTTCTGCATGCGGAATTGCTTTCCATCCTGGCCGATAAGGAAGAGCACGAACGGGATCTGCATTCGGCGGAAGCCGATGTCCTGGGTTACTGCCACGAGGATATCGGGAAGAGGCTGGCGGAGGACTGGAACTTTCCCGAGGAACTATGCCTGGTGCTCGGAGAGGCGGAGCGTCCGGAGACGAGTGAAGGACCCCGTCTCCTTCTCGCGGATACGCTTTATGTCGCCAATTGTGCCTGTCAACTGCGTAAAGTGGGATTTTCGGAGCTCGGCAGGCTGGATCGACCGGCTTATGAGGACTGCCTGAACCGGCTCCGGATCAAAGAGCGGGCACTGGATTTTATTATGGATGAAGTAAACGCCCAGATTGCCCTGATGAAAAACGACGGATGGTTCTGA
- a CDS encoding ABC transporter ATP-binding protein produces the protein MIQVRNLKKTFIKDGNRIEVLRGLDLKIEDGTSLAILGVSGAGKTTFVHILGTLDHPTSGEVLFNGLDVFNWPEKKLASFRNRTIGFVFQFHNLLPEFSSLENTMMPALISGMPRRNALERAETLLHDVGLGDRMTHKPSELSGGEQQRVAVARALVMEPEILLADEPTGNLDTETGRKIEDILLELNRQKGITLIVVTHNQSLAGRMSRSIGLRDGEIVTCA, from the coding sequence GTGATCCAGGTCAGGAATCTCAAGAAGACGTTCATCAAAGACGGCAACCGGATCGAAGTGCTGCGAGGGCTGGATCTGAAAATTGAAGACGGGACTTCGCTGGCTATTCTCGGGGTTTCCGGAGCCGGTAAAACGACGTTCGTCCATATCCTGGGAACGCTGGATCATCCGACTTCAGGAGAAGTCCTTTTCAATGGTCTGGATGTCTTCAACTGGCCGGAAAAAAAGCTGGCTTCTTTCCGGAATCGGACCATCGGGTTTGTGTTTCAGTTTCACAATCTGCTTCCAGAGTTCAGCAGCCTTGAAAATACGATGATGCCGGCCCTGATCAGCGGCATGCCCAGGCGAAACGCCCTCGAAAGAGCGGAAACATTATTGCATGATGTGGGTCTTGGTGATAGGATGACGCACAAGCCTTCGGAGCTTTCCGGAGGAGAGCAGCAGCGGGTTGCCGTAGCCCGGGCGTTGGTCATGGAACCGGAAATTCTTCTCGCCGATGAGCCCACGGGAAATCTTGATACGGAAACCGGTCGGAAAATAGAGGATATTCTTTTGGAACTTAACCGGCAAAAGGGGATTACCCTGATCGTGGTGACCCATAATCAGTCTTTAGCCGGTAGAATGTCGCGAAGCATCGGCTTGCGGGATGGAGAAATAGTGACCTGTGCATAA
- a CDS encoding hybrid sensor histidine kinase/response regulator: protein MNEDLLKDSKARRLNSQIEDMAIRLKHLENDYFLAKEEYEDAILNYMEILEELRRKNAELELLKTNLEQRVRERTFELEKSNLALSEEIRKQKLMEEELIRTRKLESIGVLAGGIAHDFNNLLAIVMGTITLAKISAREDEQIFEELSRAEAACIQARELTSRLITFSEGGGPLKKIHQLDRLLKESVGIALSGSRVRCAFDLPGNLWPVLVDENQIQQVILQLVRNAREAMPDGGEAGVRAENVRVPEKGNLGLKAGAYVKWSVEDQGWGISEEHCSRIFDPYFTTKPLGNLKGMGLGLAICHSIVKKHDGLISCRSEVGKGSVFTVYLPASPEEKILSCEDIHPASKEAKGRILVMDDEEMVRQVMEQILSYLGYDVAAAADGETAINLHREALDAGRPFDLVILDLTVRGGMGGKQALLKMREIDPHVQALIATGYSNDPVVQSFRKYGFSGAITKPFTLTTLRAVIRDVFECGLCGTDRASLPYGAA, encoded by the coding sequence ATGAACGAAGACCTGCTGAAGGATTCCAAAGCCCGAAGGTTGAACAGTCAGATCGAGGACATGGCTATCCGGTTGAAACATCTGGAAAACGATTATTTCCTGGCTAAAGAGGAGTATGAGGATGCCATATTGAATTATATGGAAATTCTCGAAGAATTGCGCAGGAAAAATGCTGAACTGGAACTGCTGAAAACAAATCTCGAGCAGAGGGTGCGGGAACGGACGTTCGAACTGGAAAAGTCCAACCTGGCTCTGTCTGAAGAAATCCGGAAGCAGAAGCTGATGGAAGAGGAACTCATCCGTACCCGCAAACTGGAATCCATAGGTGTTCTTGCCGGAGGTATTGCCCATGATTTCAATAACCTGCTGGCTATTGTCATGGGGACGATCACCCTGGCAAAAATTTCTGCCAGAGAGGATGAACAGATCTTCGAAGAGCTGAGTCGGGCGGAGGCGGCCTGTATCCAGGCCAGGGAGCTGACCTCTCGGCTGATCACCTTCTCCGAAGGGGGTGGTCCCCTGAAGAAAATCCATCAACTGGATCGCCTGCTGAAGGAATCGGTCGGCATCGCACTGAGCGGTTCCAGGGTGCGCTGTGCCTTTGACCTGCCGGGAAACCTGTGGCCTGTCCTTGTTGATGAGAACCAGATCCAGCAGGTTATACTCCAATTGGTGCGGAACGCCCGGGAGGCCATGCCTGATGGAGGAGAAGCAGGTGTTCGCGCGGAAAATGTCCGCGTTCCGGAAAAGGGAAATCTTGGGCTCAAGGCGGGTGCATATGTTAAATGGTCGGTGGAGGATCAGGGATGGGGCATTTCGGAAGAACATTGCTCCCGGATCTTTGATCCCTATTTTACGACCAAGCCGCTGGGCAACCTCAAGGGGATGGGCTTGGGGCTGGCCATCTGCCATTCCATTGTCAAAAAACATGACGGGCTGATATCATGCCGGAGCGAAGTCGGGAAAGGTTCAGTGTTTACCGTTTATCTCCCCGCCTCTCCCGAGGAGAAAATCCTGTCCTGTGAAGATATCCATCCGGCATCGAAAGAAGCCAAGGGAAGAATCCTGGTCATGGATGATGAGGAAATGGTCCGGCAGGTGATGGAACAGATCCTGTCTTATCTGGGTTATGACGTCGCTGCGGCTGCCGACGGAGAAACCGCCATCAATTTGCATCGGGAAGCCCTGGACGCCGGACGGCCTTTCGACCTGGTCATCCTCGATCTGACCGTTCGGGGCGGCATGGGCGGGAAACAGGCACTCCTGAAAATGCGCGAGATCGATCCCCATGTCCAAGCCTTGATCGCGACCGGTTATTCCAATGATCCCGTGGTGCAATCCTTTCGAAAGTATGGATTCAGCGGGGCGATCACCAAACCGTTTACACTGACGACCCTGAGAGCGGTGATACGGGATGTCTTTGAATGTGGCTTATGCGGCACAGACCGGGCTTCACTCCCTTATGGTGCCGCTTGA
- the bamA gene encoding outer membrane protein assembly factor BamA produces MFHRICLIGLVAFFLAVGNLPAQEAARIVIFPFDVFTSADKASLQAVISRNLSSELRRSGKIVLIEESAYADLLAGQAASEALGFRIGRDKGADYVVMGSLSEFGETLSADVRILDIRQGKRMPPLFIQGRGRAQIEKLAGEVKSAILLKIAPEQRIAGVEIQGNRKIGASAIEQVLKSRKGGLFSEGDISADIKAIYRMGYFSNVSAEVTDSPEGRILVFTVLEKAMIAEVKITGNKAVGTSDIEAVLGVKPRQILNAEKVKADILKIRELYDSKGYYNAEIKDRIESSGPKDMRVVYEIKENERLFIEGISFEGNETYSDKELRNMMSTSEKSILHFFTDSGILKREQLKQDIAKLNVFYLNNGFMNAQVGESEITHDRKGIYIKIPVNEGKRFRVGKVEIAGDELTVSRQDLIAKLKIAKKENYDREAIMKDLEYLTQACNDEGYAYADVNPRIAPQEQTQTVDVVFEITKGQHVYFNRIAISGNTKTRDKVIRRQLAITEGDLYNSTNLKKSYANLNRLRYFEEIDFQTEKGPDETKTDVNIRVKEKPTGLFSIGAGYSGQDGAILTAQVSQQNLFGRGQSLSVRANLGSEYNLYEISFVEPYLLDMPLWSKFDLWNSAREYDSYDLDTKGVGITLGYPILPKYRITGYVGYRFTIDDVTEIEEDASWIVKDQEGETTTSGVTLTLTRDTTDDYIFPSRGSKNSVSVEYTGGPLMGDTGFTKYGITSAWFFPLPLETVLGTRVRGGYIESHSGEKLPVYERFVLGGINSLRGLRDVGYKDPVTGDVIGGTTMFNVNVDFIFPLIKNAGMKGVIFYDTGNAWESGYHLDDLRQTAGVGIRWYSPIGPLRLEWGYVLDPKDDESASRWEFTIGMFM; encoded by the coding sequence ATGTTTCACAGAATCTGCCTGATCGGACTTGTCGCGTTTTTCCTGGCCGTGGGGAACCTTCCGGCCCAGGAGGCGGCACGTATCGTAATTTTTCCTTTCGACGTTTTTACCTCTGCGGATAAAGCCTCATTGCAGGCGGTGATTTCCCGTAATCTTTCCAGTGAGCTTCGGAGATCTGGAAAGATCGTGCTGATTGAGGAAAGCGCGTATGCGGATCTCCTGGCCGGTCAGGCGGCCAGCGAGGCGCTGGGCTTCCGTATCGGCCGCGATAAAGGAGCCGACTATGTCGTTATGGGAAGTCTCTCTGAATTCGGGGAAACCCTCAGCGCCGATGTGCGAATTCTGGATATCCGTCAGGGGAAGCGCATGCCGCCCCTCTTTATCCAGGGAAGGGGACGGGCTCAGATCGAAAAACTGGCCGGGGAGGTCAAATCGGCAATTCTGTTGAAAATCGCGCCGGAACAGCGCATCGCCGGAGTCGAAATTCAGGGAAATCGCAAGATCGGGGCCAGTGCCATCGAGCAGGTACTGAAAAGCCGGAAGGGCGGTCTTTTCTCCGAAGGGGATATCTCGGCGGATATCAAGGCCATTTACAGGATGGGATATTTCAGTAATGTATCGGCGGAAGTTACGGACTCCCCTGAAGGCCGGATTCTCGTCTTCACCGTTCTGGAAAAGGCCATGATCGCGGAGGTCAAGATTACAGGAAACAAGGCCGTCGGCACAAGCGACATCGAAGCGGTGCTGGGCGTGAAACCCCGGCAGATTCTCAACGCGGAGAAGGTGAAGGCCGATATCCTGAAGATCAGGGAGCTTTATGACAGCAAAGGGTATTACAACGCCGAGATCAAGGATCGGATAGAAAGTTCCGGCCCCAAGGACATGCGGGTCGTCTATGAGATCAAGGAGAACGAGCGGCTGTTCATCGAGGGGATCAGCTTCGAGGGAAATGAGACCTACAGCGATAAAGAGCTTCGCAACATGATGTCCACATCGGAAAAGAGCATCCTTCATTTCTTCACCGATTCCGGCATTCTCAAGAGAGAACAGTTGAAACAGGATATCGCCAAGCTGAACGTCTTTTATCTGAACAACGGATTCATGAACGCCCAGGTGGGGGAATCGGAAATCACCCATGACCGGAAAGGCATTTATATCAAGATTCCCGTCAACGAGGGGAAGCGGTTCCGGGTCGGGAAAGTCGAGATCGCCGGCGATGAACTGACCGTTTCCAGGCAGGATCTGATAGCGAAACTGAAGATCGCGAAGAAGGAAAATTACGATCGTGAAGCTATCATGAAGGATCTCGAATATCTGACCCAGGCCTGCAATGACGAAGGGTATGCCTATGCAGACGTCAATCCGCGGATCGCGCCTCAGGAACAAACCCAGACTGTGGATGTCGTCTTTGAAATTACCAAGGGACAACATGTTTACTTCAATCGGATCGCGATCAGCGGCAACACCAAAACACGGGACAAGGTTATTCGAAGGCAGCTGGCCATCACCGAAGGGGACCTGTACAACAGTACGAATTTGAAGAAGAGTTACGCGAATCTCAATCGACTGCGATATTTCGAGGAAATCGATTTTCAGACGGAAAAAGGTCCGGATGAAACGAAGACCGACGTTAACATCCGCGTCAAGGAAAAACCAACGGGTCTCTTCAGCATCGGCGCCGGCTACAGCGGTCAGGACGGAGCCATCCTGACTGCGCAGGTCTCCCAGCAGAACCTGTTCGGACGAGGACAGTCCCTGAGCGTCAGGGCCAACCTGGGATCCGAGTACAACCTTTATGAAATATCCTTTGTGGAGCCTTATCTGCTGGATATGCCCCTGTGGAGCAAGTTCGATCTCTGGAACTCGGCGCGGGAATATGACTCTTACGATCTGGATACCAAGGGAGTCGGAATTACCCTGGGATATCCCATCCTGCCGAAGTATCGCATTACCGGCTATGTGGGCTATCGTTTCACAATAGATGATGTAACGGAAATCGAGGAGGATGCCTCATGGATCGTGAAGGACCAGGAAGGCGAGACGACGACGAGCGGCGTCACCCTCACACTGACGCGGGATACGACGGATGATTATATCTTTCCCTCCAGGGGATCGAAAAACAGCGTGTCCGTGGAATATACCGGGGGACCCCTGATGGGAGACACGGGATTCACGAAGTATGGAATCACCTCTGCATGGTTCTTTCCTCTGCCGCTGGAAACCGTTCTGGGAACGAGAGTCCGGGGCGGATACATCGAGTCTCACAGCGGCGAAAAGCTTCCCGTCTATGAGCGGTTTGTCCTCGGGGGGATTAATTCCCTCCGCGGATTGCGGGATGTGGGGTACAAGGATCCTGTAACGGGAGATGTCATCGGCGGAACGACGATGTTCAATGTCAACGTGGATTTCATCTTCCCCCTGATCAAGAATGCCGGGATGAAGGGCGTTATTTTTTATGATACCGGCAATGCCTGGGAAAGCGGTTACCATCTCGACGATCTGCGTCAGACGGCGGGTGTCGGCATTCGCTGGTATTCGCCCATCGGACCGCTCCGGCTCGAATGGGGATACGTTCTTGACCCCAAGGACGACGAATCGGCAAGCCGCTGGGAATTTACCATTGGGATGTTCATGTAA
- a CDS encoding lipoprotein-releasing ABC transporter permease subunit — translation MSYEFFINLRYLRAKRKQVFVSIITFISIAGIFLGVAALIIVLAVMNGFETDLRNKILGINSHIVLMEYQGMMKNYVQVMQEVKEVPGVVATTPFIYSQAMLKSENGMSGVVLRGLSLKDAFGVIDLGRMHAGSVQALAEPVRRDGATEGEPEVLPGIVIGRELAKNLGLILHDSVYIITPMGISTPMGYVPRMKKFVVVGIFDSGFYEYDSTLAYLSLRDCQAFLNLDDVASGLEIKVNDIYRADTIARTIEKKLGYPYWARHWMEMNKNLFAALKLEKRVMFIILSLIVLVAAFNIISTLIMVVMEKNKDIAILKSMGATSGSIMKIFVFQGLTIGTIGTALGCIAGLAVAHNLSGLSVFVENLFGFKILPGDVYYLSELPSRVDYTDVAIIVAGSILISFLSTLYPSRRAARLDPAEALRNE, via the coding sequence ATGTCCTATGAATTTTTCATAAACCTTCGTTATCTCCGGGCAAAGCGGAAGCAGGTTTTCGTTTCCATCATCACCTTCATTTCCATTGCGGGCATCTTCCTGGGAGTGGCGGCGCTGATCATCGTTCTTGCCGTGATGAACGGTTTTGAGACGGATCTGCGCAACAAAATCCTGGGAATCAATTCGCACATTGTTCTCATGGAATACCAGGGCATGATGAAAAACTATGTCCAGGTCATGCAGGAGGTGAAAGAGGTGCCGGGGGTTGTGGCCACCACTCCCTTCATATACAGTCAGGCCATGCTGAAGAGTGAAAACGGCATGAGCGGCGTTGTCCTGAGGGGGCTCTCTTTAAAAGACGCCTTCGGGGTCATCGATCTCGGGCGGATGCATGCCGGCAGTGTCCAGGCCCTTGCCGAACCGGTGCGCCGGGATGGCGCGACCGAAGGGGAGCCGGAAGTTCTTCCCGGAATTGTCATCGGCAGGGAGCTGGCGAAAAATCTCGGGCTGATCCTTCATGACTCCGTTTACATCATTACGCCCATGGGGATCTCCACCCCGATGGGGTACGTACCCCGGATGAAAAAATTCGTGGTGGTCGGCATCTTCGATTCGGGGTTTTATGAGTATGATTCCACGCTGGCCTATCTTTCCCTCAGGGATTGCCAGGCCTTCCTGAATCTGGATGATGTGGCTTCCGGGCTGGAGATCAAGGTCAACGATATCTATCGCGCGGATACCATCGCCCGGACGATAGAGAAAAAACTCGGCTATCCCTACTGGGCAAGGCACTGGATGGAGATGAACAAGAATCTTTTCGCCGCGCTGAAACTGGAAAAGAGGGTCATGTTCATTATTCTCAGTCTGATCGTGCTGGTTGCCGCCTTCAACATCATCAGCACCCTGATCATGGTGGTCATGGAAAAGAACAAGGACATCGCGATCCTGAAATCCATGGGGGCCACATCGGGCAGCATCATGAAGATCTTCGTTTTCCAGGGATTGACCATCGGGACGATCGGAACGGCCCTGGGGTGCATCGCGGGACTGGCTGTGGCGCATAATCTGTCCGGCCTGTCCGTTTTTGTCGAGAACCTCTTCGGATTCAAGATCCTGCCGGGGGATGTCTATTATCTCAGTGAACTGCCCTCCCGTGTGGATTATACGGATGTGGCGATCATTGTAGCTGGATCGATTCTCATTTCATTCCTGTCCACACTCTATCCGTCCCGCAGGGCGGCGCGGCTCGATCCGGCGGAGGCGCTGCGCAATGAATAA
- the lysS gene encoding lysine--tRNA ligase, whose translation MEESELLRKRIEKISALKAEGVDLYPNGVCVGVTTESILERFKDADNEALAGLNERFTLAGRMMAIRNFGKAAFINIQDRKGRIQAYLHRNSIGDASYALFKRLDVGDIVFIGGRPIRTKTGELTIEADEFMLLSKAIRPLPEKWHGLTDVETRYRQRHVDLIVNPKVREVFITRSRIINAIRQFMDERDFLEVETPMMQPKAGGATARPFETHHNALGMDLYLRIAPELYLKRLITGGMERVYEINRNFRNEGISTFHNPEFTMMEFYQAYATYEDLMDMTEELFASVAMKIFGGLKFQYQGMDIDLTPPWPRISVKESILRHHDIDPDVLEDQEKAYAYACKLGLEVRKTEPLGKLVTAIFEEVVEKELVQPTFVTLYPVEVSPLSRRNGKDPSLTDRFELYIAGREIANAFSELNDPQDQRERFLMQAREREEGNEETHVMDEDYVRVLEYAMPPTAGEGIGIDRLVMLFTDSPSIRDVILFPHMRKRDKETD comes from the coding sequence ATGGAAGAAAGTGAACTTTTACGGAAACGGATTGAAAAGATAAGCGCCCTGAAAGCAGAGGGGGTTGATCTGTATCCCAATGGCGTCTGTGTCGGCGTTACAACCGAGTCGATTCTGGAACGCTTCAAGGATGCCGATAATGAGGCTCTGGCGGGGCTCAACGAACGGTTTACTCTGGCGGGAAGAATGATGGCCATCCGGAATTTCGGAAAAGCGGCCTTCATCAATATTCAGGACAGAAAGGGACGAATCCAGGCCTATCTTCACCGGAACAGCATCGGGGATGCGAGTTACGCGCTTTTCAAGCGCCTGGACGTGGGGGACATCGTCTTCATAGGCGGCAGGCCCATCCGGACCAAAACCGGGGAACTGACCATTGAGGCTGATGAATTCATGCTTCTGTCCAAGGCCATCCGGCCTCTGCCGGAAAAATGGCACGGTCTGACGGATGTCGAAACCCGGTATCGGCAGCGTCATGTGGATCTCATCGTCAATCCGAAGGTGCGGGAGGTCTTTATTACCCGGAGCAGGATCATCAATGCCATCCGTCAGTTCATGGATGAGCGGGATTTTCTGGAAGTGGAGACGCCCATGATGCAGCCCAAGGCTGGCGGCGCCACGGCGCGCCCTTTCGAGACGCATCACAACGCCCTGGGGATGGATCTTTATCTCCGTATCGCCCCCGAACTGTATCTGAAACGTCTCATTACCGGCGGGATGGAACGGGTTTACGAAATAAACCGGAACTTCCGTAATGAAGGGATATCCACATTCCACAATCCCGAATTTACGATGATGGAATTCTATCAGGCCTATGCGACTTATGAGGACCTGATGGATATGACAGAAGAACTGTTTGCTTCTGTTGCAATGAAAATTTTCGGCGGCCTGAAATTCCAGTATCAGGGAATGGATATCGACCTGACCCCGCCGTGGCCCCGTATATCGGTCAAGGAGTCGATTCTGCGGCATCATGACATCGATCCCGACGTGCTGGAGGATCAGGAGAAGGCCTATGCCTATGCCTGCAAACTGGGACTTGAAGTTCGAAAGACGGAACCGCTGGGAAAACTCGTAACCGCCATCTTCGAAGAGGTCGTGGAAAAAGAGCTTGTGCAACCCACGTTCGTTACTCTTTATCCGGTCGAGGTTTCTCCGCTTTCCCGGCGCAACGGGAAAGATCCTTCCCTGACCGACCGCTTCGAACTTTACATAGCCGGCAGAGAAATCGCCAATGCCTTTTCCGAGTTGAATGATCCTCAGGATCAACGGGAGCGTTTCCTGATGCAGGCCAGGGAAAGGGAAGAGGGGAATGAGGAAACGCACGTCATGGATGAGGATTATGTCCGCGTCCTTGAATACGCCATGCCGCCGACGGCCGGCGAGGGGATCGGGATTGACCGGCTGGTCATGCTGTTCACGGATTCACCGTCCATCAGGGATGTCATCCTGTTCCCCCACATGCGGAAGCGGGATAAGGAAACGGACTGA